The Passer domesticus isolate bPasDom1 unplaced genomic scaffold, bPasDom1.hap1 HAP1_SCAFFOLD_268, whole genome shotgun sequence genomic sequence GCGGCAGCGATGCCGACGGTACCGCCGCAGCCCCCTCACCCCTgcccgtcccgccgccgccgcggcatCCCCACCCCGCCCCGGCCTCGTTACCCCCGGAGAGCCCCCGGTTCCCCGCACCCACCCCGCCGTGATCCCGCCGCTTTCCCCACTCGGGACCCTCCGGGGGGCACCCCAGAGCCTCCCGGTGCCTCCGAGCAGCCTCCGGGGCGCCCCCGTTcccctcccggtgtcccccgTTCCCTTCCCGGTGCCCCCCGGTGACCCCCGTTCCCCTCCCGGTAACCCCCGGTGACCCCCGGTGCCCCGCAGGTGTGAACTGCCTGGCGTACGACGAGGCGATCATGGCGCAGCAGGACCGGATCCAGCAGGAGGTGCGGATCCCCCTCCCTGATTCCCGGTGGGGGGGTTCCCCGGGGGGGTtccccgggggggtcccggggggtcccggggggggtccgggggggtcccggggggtcccggtgaCCCTCGGTGACCCCCGGCGCGCAGATCGCCGTGCAGAACCCGCTGGTGTCGGAGCGGCTGGAGCTGGCCGAGCTCTACAAGGAGTACGCGGAAGATGACCACGTGTACCAGGAGAAGATCAGAGTgagactgggagcactgggagggactgggagggactgggagggactgggagggcattgggggacactgggggggagtgggatggaactggggggcactgggatggactggcgGTTACTGGGGGGAcctgggagggactggaggggactgggaggggattggaggagaactgggggcactgggatggaaactgggagggactggggcactgggaggggattgggaggGGGTTGAGGGGGAttggggggaactgggatggagctgagagagactgggaggggcactgggagggattgggaggggattgggagaGATTGAGGGAgaactgggaacactgggagggAAACTGTGAGGGACTGGGAGCGACTGGGGGGAACTtggagggaactgggagcactgggaagggaactggaagcactgggagggactgggagggggttgagggggactggggggcactgggagggaactgggcaggactgggacactgggacagggctggggatggcactgggagggactgggaggggattggggggcACTGAGAAGgaactggggggcactgggagggactgggagcagcaccagtttgggactggggggcactgggatgcCAGGCTGGGGTTGGCCGtgcccagggtgtccccaggtcccccccagtgtccccctggtccctgtcctggctgtccccgtggtgtccccacggtgtccctgtccctgggatgtccccgatgtccccgggctgtccctggcctgtccctggtgtccccgtTGTCCCTGTCCTCactgtccccgatgtccccgtgtccctgtgctgtccctgtccccaatgtccccgggctgtccccaatgtccccgctgtccctgaTGTTTCTGGTGTCCCCAGGACCTgctgtccccgatgtcccccatgtccccggGCTGTCcttgatgtccccaatgtccccaatgtccccgatgtccccgatgtccccgatgtccccgatgtccccgtgtccctgggctgtccccaatgtccccgtgtccccaggacctgctgtccccgatgtccccgtgtccctgggctgtccccgatgtccccggggctgtccctgggctgtcccaatgtccccaatgtccccaatgtccccggtgtccctgtgCTCTCCCTGTCCCCGATGTTCTCATGTCCCCGGGCTGTCCttgatgtccccagtgtccccaatgtccccaatgtccccgtgtcccgtgtccccaggacctgctgtccccgatgtccccgtgtccctgggctgtcccgatgtccccaatgtccccgtgtccccgggctgtccccaatgtccccctgtccccgggctgtccccaatgtccccaatgtccccctgtccccgatgtccccaatgtcccccgtgtccctgggctgtccccgatgtcccggtccctgtccccgtgtccccaggacCTGCTGCAGAAGTACTCGTACATCCGCAAGACGCGGCCGGACGGGAATTGTTTCTACCGCGCCTTCGGCTTCGCGCACCTGGAGGCGCTGCTGGAGGacggccaggagctgcagcggTGAGGCCAAAACAGCCAAAATAGCCCAAATAaccacaaaacaccccaaaataaccccaaatacCCAAAACAGCCTGAAACACCCCAGAAACAGCACAAAATATCCCCCAAACAGCCCAAAAtagcccaaacccagcccaaaataaccccaaaattaCCCAAAAAACAGCCcgaaataaccccaaaacagcccaaaaccaccctgaaaatagcccaaaataacaaaaaaacagcCTGAAACACCCCAGAAACAGCACAAAATACCCCCCAAGCAgcccaaaatagcccaaaaccagccaaaatagcccaaacccagcccaaaataaccccaaaataccccaaaacagcccaaaaccacctgaaaatagcccaaaataacaaaaaaacagcCTGAAAACAGCCCGAAACACCCAAAAACAGCCCGAAAtaacccaaaaccagcccaaataCCTCGAAACAGCCTGAAAATAGCCAGAACAGCCAAAGCACCCCAAAACAgcccgaaacaccaccaaaacagcccaaaataacccaaaacagccaaaaataacccaaaaccagcccaaaaaacagcccaaataccccaaaaccagcccaaaataacccaaaaccaggccaaaatacccaaaaaccagccaaaagtaacccaaaaccagcccaaaatagcccaaaaccagccccaaaacacccccaaaacagcctgaaacaccaccaaaacagcccaaaataaccccaaaccagcccaaaataacccaaaaacagcccaaaaacaATCTAGGGAACCCCGAAACACCCAAAACAGCCCCGAAACAGCTCCAAAACAgccaaaaataacccaaaaccagcccaaaacaaccaaaaaacagcCTAAAACCAGCCCAAAGTagcccaaaaccagccccaaatacccccaaaacagcccaaaaatacACCCAGGGCTCCCAAAAACATctggggaaccccaaaaccaccccagggACCACCAAACATCCAGGGAGCCCCCCTGGAACACTCAGAGACCCCCAAAACGCCCagagaccccccaaaacccccagaaatCACCCCCAAGATTACCCCCAGACCCCTTTGGGTGCCCCCAGTCCCTTTTGGGTGCCCCCCTTGAGCCCCCCGTGCCCTCCCCAGACCCCTTTGGATGCCCCCTTgagacccccagccccctgtgggagcccccagacccctttGGGTGCCCCCTGGAGACCCTCAGACCCCTTTGGgagcccccccagacccctttgggtgcccccagacccctctgggtacccccccagacccctttGGGAGCCCCCCTGAGACCCTCAGATGCCTCTGGGtgccccccccctcccccccagcccccagacccctgtGGGAGCCCCCCCGTgctccccccaagccccccgtgccccccccagacccctttAGGGTGCCCCCCTaggacccccagacccctctgggagcccccctgtgcccccccagacccctttGGGACTCCTCTGGGTGCCCCCCAAGCCCCCTGTGCCCTTCCCAGACCCCTTTGGATCCCACTTCcgagcccccagacccctctgggagcccccccagacccttttgggtgcccccagccccccgtgggagcccccccgagccccccgtgccccccaggTTCAAGGAGGTGTCGGCTCGCAGCAAGGAGGAGCTGGTGGCCCAGGGCTTCACCGAGTTCACCATCGAGGACTTCCACAACacggtggggctgggggctcgggggggcttggggggctcGCGGGGGCTTctggggggtctgagggggtctggagggggcttgggggggtgtctggggggtttgggggggctctgaggggctttAGGGGGGTCTGGGGTGGGGTtgggggggctctgaggggttttggggggctcagAGGGGTGGGACAGGTGTGACAGGTGACACGGGTGAcagccaggtgtgtgtgtgacaggtgtgacacaggtgtgaCCCAGGTGTGACACACACCTGACACatgtgtgtccccagctgaTGGAGCTGATCGAGCGCGTGGAGCGCCGCgtgtgtgtgacacaggtgtgacacaggtgtgacactggtgtgacaggtgtgacacaggtgtgacacacAGGTGTGACACCCACACCTGACACACGTGTGTTGCAGCTGATGGAGCTGATCGAGCGCGTGGAGCGCCGCGTGTGTGTGACAGGTGTGACCCAGGTGTGACACACCTGACACACACCTGACACACGTGTGTTGCAGCTGATGGAGCTGATCGAGCGCGTGGAGCGCCgcgtgtgtgtgacacaagtgtgacaggtgtgacacacaggtgtgacaggtgtgtATGACAGGTGTAACACACCTGACACACGTGTGTTGCAGCTGATGGAGCTGATCGAGCGCGTGGAGCGCTGCGTGTGTGTGACGGGTGTGACAcgggtgtgactggtgtgacaggtgtgacacacaggtgtgacaggtgtgtATGACAGGTGTGACACACACCTGACACACGTGTGTTGCAGCTGATGGAGCTGATCGAGCGCGTGGAGCGCCGCGTGTGTGtgacaggtgtgacacaggtgtgacacaggtgtgacacacACCTGACACAcggtgtgtccccagctgatGGAGCTGATCGAGCGCGTGGAGCGCCGCgtgtgtgtgacacaggtgtgacacaggtgtgacactggtgtgacaggtgtgacacaggtgtgacacacaggtgtgacacaCACCTGACACACGTGTGTTGCAGCTGATGGAGCTGATCGAGCGCGTGGAGCGCCGCGTGCCGCTGCCGGAGCTGCTGGCGGCGTTCAACGAGCCGGCCCACGTCGGATTACCTGGTGGTTTACCTGCGCCTGCTCACCTCGGGCTGCCTGCAGCGCCACCGGCGCTTCTTCGAGCAGTTCCTGGAGGGCGGCCGCAGCATCAAGGAGTTCTGCCAGCAGGTACggggcacctgggcactgtGTGAGGGgcacctggcagctctgccagcaggtaTGGGCACCTGGGCACTGTGTGAGGGGCacctggggcacctgggcaccacctggggggcacctggCACCGcctggggcacctgggcactgtGTGAGGGgcacctggcagctctgccagcaggtaCGGGCACCGGGCACTGTGTGAGGGGCacctggggcacctgggcaccACCTGGGGGGCACCCTGGCACCGcctggggcacctgggcactgtGTGAGGGgcacctggcagctctgccagcaggtaCGGGCACCTGGGCACTTCTGTCACTGAGTCTGGGGCACCTGGGCATGTGCCCGTGTGGAAGGAGAGTGACCACGTGCACACCCCACTGACCTCTGTgtccccactgtgtccccaCAACCTGCTGACCACTGTTCCCTCTGTGTCTCCCGGTGTCCCTCACACCCCCACTGTCCtctctgtcccctgtgtgtccccccaGGAGGTGGAGCCCATGTCCAAGGAGAGCGACCACATCCACACGGACACCTCACTGACCattgtcccctctctgtccctgtctgtcccccaGGAGGTGGAGCCCATGTCCAAGGAgactgacccctgtcccctctgttcTCCCAGGAGGTGGAGCCCATGTCCAAGGACAGTGACCACACCTCACTGAccactgtcccctctctgtctcCAGGAGGTGGAGCCCATGTCCAAGGACAGTGACCACACCTCACTGAccactgtcccctctctgtcccctgtttgtcccctgtctgtccccaggAGGTGGAGCCCATGTCCAAGGAGCGTGGCCACTgtctcctgtgtcccctgacccctgtcccctctgtgtccccccagGAGGTGGAGCCCATGTCCAAGGAGAGCGACCACATCCACATCAtcgctgtccccatgtcccctgacccctgacccctgtgtgtccccctcAGGAGGTGGAGCCCATGTCCAAGGAGTGTGACCCACACCTcactgacccctgtcccctgtttgtcccctgtgtcccccaggaggtGGAGCCCATGTCCAAGGAGAGCGACCACATCCACACGGACACCTCACTGACcactgtcccctctgtgtccccccagGAGGTGGAGCCCATGTCCAAGGAGAGCGACCACATCCACATCATCGCGCTGGCGCGGGCGCTGCACGTCTCCATCCTGGTGGAGTACATGGACCGGGGCGAGGGCGGTGGCCACCAACCCGCACGTGTTCCCCGAGGGCTCGCAGCCCCGCGTCTGCCTCCTCTACCGGCCCGGCCACTACGACATCCTCTACAAGTGACCCCCCGCCCCCACCGCCCCGCCGGGaccccccccgagccccccccgGGGCCctgccccccgcccgccccgctgccccccgccCCGCAATAAAGATGTGGCCCCCCCGGGGTCGGCGTGGTGgttatttggggagggggtaTTTGGGGAGGGGGTATTTGGGGAGGGGGTATGTGGGGAGGGGGTATTTGGGATGGGGgtatttggggaggggggtATTTGGGATGGGGGTATTTGGGATGGGGGTATTTGGGGAGGGGGTATTTGGGATGGGGgtatttggggagggggttaTTGGGGGGGgtatttggggagggggttaTTTGGGATGGGGGTATTTGGGGAGGGGgtatttggggagggggttaTTTGGGGAGGGGTATTTGGGAATGGGGgtatttggggagggggttatttggggagggggttaTTTGGGGAGGGGTATTTGGGATGGGGGTATTTGGGATGGGGGGTATTTGGGATGGGGgtatttggggagggggttatttggggagggggtatttggggaggggggaggtcGGGGCAGGGCGTGGGAGGGGGGTTGGGCTCtctggggggctggggagggggagttTGGGGCAGGAAGGGGTTGGGGAGGGGGAGTTTTGAGGTGGGAAGGGgagtttggggtggggggagatgttggggtggggagggggatgtttggggtggggaggggagtTTGGGGCAGGAAGGGGTTGGGAGGGGGGAGTTTTGAGGTGGGAAGGGgagtttggggtggggggagatgTTGGTGTGGGGGAGGGGGCGTTTGTGGGCAGATGAGGGTGTGGGGAGGGGGAgtttggggtggggagggggagtTGGGGCAGCCGAGGGggtgggaggagctgggggccCCCCCTTTTGGGGGGCAGTTGAGGGGTCCGGGACCCCCTTTTGGGGCAGGTTTTGGGGGTTGAAGGGATTTGGGGACCCTTTTGGGCGACACTCGGGGGTCTCTGAGGTCTGGGGGGtaaatggggctgggggggaggtTTGGGGTCGGGGTGGAACCCAGTGAAGGGTCGGGggggggggaattttggggagggggcgtcccaggggcagggactgcgaGGGGACACAgaacccccccccccaggacccccaaatccGCCCCTCCCCAATGTGAGGGGGGGGTCCCATGCCATTCCcaccccccccctccccaaaacccgAGGGCAGGGAAGCGCCaccgccccctccccaaattccagccCTGCATTCACCgcgacccccaaacccccccacaCCGGGGAGGGGGAGGGTCCCGGTTTGATCCACCCGCcccttccccaaatcccccgcACCGGGGGGAGGGTCCCGGTGTGATCCaaccccccctccccaaatccccccgcaCCGGGGGGCGGTCCCGGTCCggccccccctccccaggccccCCCTCCGCCGCCGCCTTCCCAcgcccgcagccgccgccgcccgccgccgggcCCGCACGCGCCGCCCGGCAGCCACCCGGTAaggaccccctgacccccccccgggacccccccaccCAAAACCCAGCCCCTCCGCCATCCCCTCCCCCCTCCGGTACCCGCGGATGCTCCAGCccgggggggggtggggggtggggggagggtcCGTTCGGCCGGAGCGGGGGCCCGTTCCCACCCGAGACCCCTCGGAGCGACCCCCCCCCCAcacccagggaccccccccaaacccctccggaccccccccagcccccccaaacccgCCGTGCCCCCCCCCCTTGCCGGGGATGTTCCAGCCAGCCCGGGGGGAGGGGCCCGGCCGgccgggaggggagggggacacCCAGGCGCGCCCTCCCCCACCCTGAGAGAcccccccccagctccccaaatcccacccgggaccccccgggacccccccagaccctcccGGTACCGCGGGGATGCTccggggggggggaggggaggggggggaggGACCCGTCcgggctggggaaggggggaggggagggaaggggcctgacgcccccaaaacacccccccCCCTCCTAGcagcacccccagaccccccaaaacccccccgggaccccccccccggGAGCCCCAGGATGCTCCAGGAGGGGGGGGGGCGGGATCAgcgacccccccccccccatctcCATGGGACCCCCGTGGgctcccccaaaaccccccccagacccccccagagGCTCGCGGGGGGGTCGCGGGAGGTGTCACCCGTGTCCCCTCTGGGGGTGTCACCTGACCCCCCCCCCGAGGCCGGGGCTGACGCaagggggtccctgggggggtcCCGAAGGTCCCGGGGGGGGGTCACTAACGAGGCGCTGCTAATGAGGGGGGGTTCATTAGCCACGCTGCTAATTGGCCCccgggggggggtgggggaagggCCGGGACACCTGGGTCCTGGCAGGTGACACATGAAGGGGGGGGGCGTCACACCAGGACCCCCCCCCCACCATGGCTGacgccccctccccacccccgcAGCGGCCCcccccggcggggcggggggggccATGGAGCACCGGGGCCGGTAGGCACGGCCTGGCACCAGGAGCCCGCCCGGAGAGAGGGgagccaggtgagaccccagccccacacacctGGAACGGTGGGACCCCCGGGATGGGGCGGTGGGACCCCCGGGATGGGGGGGCCGGGGgcgttttgggggtccctggccTGCGTGTGGGGTCGGGGAGGGGGCTtcaggaggaatttggggggggtccTTTAATGGGGGGTGCAGAGGGGTCCCTGCCCTCTCTGTGGGGTCaggctgggggtcctggtcccCCTTTAATGGGGGGTGGTCTTGCCTTTAATTTGGGGTCaggctgggggtcctggtccTATTTTAATGGGGGGGTCCTGGTTTTTATTTAGAGTCAGGCTGGGGGTCCTAGTTCCTCTTTAATGAGGGAGGGTCCTGCTTCTGATTTGGGGTCaggctgggggtcctggtctCCCTTTAATGGGGGGGGGTCCTGCCTTTATTTTGGGGTCAAGTTGGGGGTCCCGGTCCCCCTTTAATGGGGGAGGGTCCTGCTTTTAATTTGGGGTCAAGTTGGGGGTCCTGGTCCCCTTTTAATGGGGGGGTGGTCTTACCTTTTATTTAGGGTCaggctgggggtcctggtcccTCTTTAATGGGGGAGGGTCCTGCCTTTAATTTGGGGTCaagctgggggtcctggtctCCCGTTAAAGAGTGGGGGTCCTGCCTTTAATTTGGGGTCAAGTTGGGGGTCCCGGTCCCCCCGTTAATGGGTGGGGGGTCCTGATCCCCCTTTtaatgggggggggggaggtCCTTCCTTTAATttggggccaggctgggggtCCTGCCTTTATTTTGGGGTCAAGTTGGGGGTCCTGGTCCCCTGTTAATGGGGGGGGGGTCCTGATTCCCTTTTAATGGGGGCGGGGGTCCTGCCTTGCGTTTGGTgtcaggctggggaggggtctcacccCCCAGGGGGTCTCAAGACCCCACTgaccccctccccccccctcccccacaGGCCACCCATCCACCCATGgccccccctccccctccccctccccgtCCCTCCCGTAACCCGGGCACCGCGGGGGGGACCCCCCCGCCTGCCGACCACCACCATCACCATCCTCATCCTCGCGGCGCTGAGCCCCGCGCGGGCCTGCCCCGGCCGTGTGCCGCTGCTCGGCGGCCGCGTCTACTGCAACGACCGCGGGCTGACGGCCGTGCCCGAGGGGCTCCCTCCCGGTGCCACCACGCTGTTCCTGCAGAACAACCGCATCGGCGACGCGGGCATCCCGGCTCGCCTGGGCCGGCTGCCGGCGCTGCGGGTGCTTTACCTGTACGCCAACGCGCTGGAGcagctgccggctcacctgccgCCGGCGCTGCGGGGAGCTGCACCTGCAGGAGAACAACGTGCGGGGGCTCTGACCGCCGGGCGCTGGCCCGGGCGCCGCTGCTCGAGCGCCTGCACCTGGACGATAACTCGGTGTCGGCGGCCGGCATCGAGGAGGACGCGTTCGCCGAGAACCGCCGGCTgcgcctcctcttcctctcgcGCAACCACCTGAGCAGCGTCCCCGCGGGGCTGCCGCCGGCGC encodes the following:
- the LOC135292281 gene encoding LOW QUALITY PROTEIN: ubiquitin thioesterase OTUB1-like (The sequence of the model RefSeq protein was modified relative to this genomic sequence to represent the inferred CDS: deleted 2 bases in 2 codons); the protein is MAAEEPQQPQPEPLGGSDADGVNCLAYDEAIMAQQDRIQQEIAVQNPLVSERLELAELYKEYAEDDHVYQEKIRDLLQKYSYIRKTRPDGNCFYRAFGFAHLEALLEDGQELQRFKEVSARSKEELVAQGFTEFTIEDFHNTLMELIERVERRVPLPELLAAFNERPTSDYLVVYLRLLTSGCLQRHRRFFEQFLEGGRSIKEFCQQEVEPMSKESDHIHIIALARALHVSILVEYMDRGEGGATNPHVFPEGSQPRVCLLYRPGHYDILYK